ctcagtgcagaagttcactctggactgggcagagggcttggagaaccaacatgtcagtgtggtggttctgctttcattcagggagctgaacctgatcagagatgagcagtacagtcttctggagctgctccatgttttccatccaacattacagaaggtcacagcagagaagctggctgtctctcagcttttgttcatctttgacggcctggatgaaagcagactttcattggatttcaccaacaggaagctgctgtctgatgtcacacagaagtcatcagtcagccagctgctgacaaacctcatccaggggaatctgcttccctcggctctcgtctggataacttcccgacctgcagcagccaatcagatccctcctacatgtgttgacagggtaacagaagtacgaggcttcactgacccccagaaggaggagtacttcaggaggagattcagtgatgaagagctgtccagccgaatcatctcccacatgaagacaaccaggagcctccacatcatgtgtagtatcccagtcttctgctggatcactgctacagttctggagcacatgttgactacagagcagagaggagagctgcccaagaccctgactgacatgtactcacacttcctgctggttcagacaaagaggaagaagaacaagtaccatgagggacatgagacgagtccacaggagctgatggaggctgacagggaagttcttctgaagctggggaggctggcgtttgaacatctggaggaaggaaacatcatgttctaccaagaagacctggagcagtgtggtctggatgtgacagaggcctcggtgtactcaggagtttgtacagagatcttcaaaagagagtgtgtgagcttccagaaaccagtctactgctttgttcatctgagcattcaggagtttctggctgccgTCTACAGGTTCCACTGTCTCAACAACAGGAAGACAAAGGTGGTGGAGGACTTCCTGGGAAACAGTTATTGGAAATCAAGTCTGGATGATTTCCTGAAGAGAGTCATGGAAAAATCCCTCCAGAGTAAAAATGGCCACCTGGACctgtttgttcgcttccttcatggcctctgtctggagtccaaccagagactcttaggaggtctgctgggtcagacagagatCAGTGCAGAAACCATCCAGAGAGTcatcaacaacctgaaggagatgaacagtgatgaaatctctcctgacagaagcatcaacatcttccactgtctgatggagatgaaccACCTCTCATTATTTCAGGAGATCCAAGAGTTcctgaagtcagagaacagatcagagaaactctctgagatccagtgctcagctctggccttcatgctgcagatgtcagaggaggttctg
The sequence above is a segment of the Oreochromis aureus strain Israel breed Guangdong linkage group 3, ZZ_aureus, whole genome shotgun sequence genome. Coding sequences within it:
- the LOC120438103 gene encoding protein NLRC3-like, whose protein sequence is EVLDEHKISLRRRCERVTEGSDETGSRTLLNRIYTELYITEGQSEEVHTQHEVRQLETASKMDALHDAPIRCQDIFKAFPDQQRPIRVVLTNGVAGVGKTFSVQKFTLDWAEGLENQHVSVVVLLSFRELNLIRDEQYSLLELLHVFHPTLQKVTAEKLAVSQLLFIFDGLDESRLSLDFTNRKLLSDVTQKSSVSQLLTNLIQGNLLPSALVWITSRPAAANQIPPTCVDRVTEVRGFTDPQKEEYFRRRFSDEELSSRIISHMKTTRSLHIMCSIPVFCWITATVLEHMLTTEQRGELPKTLTDMYSHFLLVQTKRKKNKYHEGHETSPQELMEADREVLLKLGRLAFEHLEEGNIMFYQEDLEQCGLDVTEASVYSGVCTEIFKRECVSFQKPVYCFVHLSIQEFLAAVYRFHCLNNRKTKVVEDFLGNSYWKSSLDDFLKRVMEKSLQSKNGHLDLFVRFLHGLCLESNQRLLGGLLGQTEISAETIQRVINNLKEMNSDEISPDRSINIFHCLMEMNHLSLFQEIQEFLKSENRSEKLSEIQCSALAFMLQMSEEVLDELDLQKYHTSERGRQRLIPAVRNCRKARLTYCGLSETHCEVVASALTSNPSHLTELDMSWNNLQDSAEKLLCAGLESPNCRLETLR